The DNA region CGTCcataaattttatatggtCGCTGAAGTTTTTGCTTAAAtcttatatattcattttttttttaacctcaACTGGTCTTGCCCTATAATTATACACATGAAGAAAAATCTATCGATCCGCAGCACAAGGAAGTGAAGGGGGGCAAAAAATGCAGAAAGAAAGAACCACTTATTTGTTGTTTTCGGCTGAAGAACAGTTCTATGAATATAAGAAGAGAGATCATACTTCGAGAAGATGGATGGAGTGCCGTGACGCCGTGCATTCTCAACTTGggattaatatatatcttcttAATTTAATAGATCCCTCAAAATAGTACTTTTCCTGTccctttattttctcttttcattttaGGTTCATAAATCTTGTtcgtaacaaaaaaataataataataagagtgGTCTTTCCTATAATTTTCACGGATAGAAGTTacattgtattttttttctcggtaATAAGATACAATATTGCATTAAATAATAAGTTAATATTTTAGCGTGGGTGTAATTTTCAAACTCAATCACGTTTAGCTCCTCGTTTAGCATGGTCTGATTCATTATAGTCAATTGATTAAGTCAATGCGCAATTACCGGATAAGATGTCTCCCGCTGCCCCATTCTATACGCTAAAGACTTCATGGAAATTTATCTTCTCGTCCTTCGGTTCAGGCCCCCCCCACAGTACAATAATTTGCtggtgctttttttttatttccttccAGACATTTGATTGGTTTGAGCCGATTTCACCCTGCATTAATTACACGGGACTTCATAaactttgaaaaatcatatgtAAAATATGCATACACACTTGAATAATTAGCAATCATATAAGTTCTCTTGAATAAATGTCATAAATTATTGGTTGGTATTCCGAAGATTATTTCAACCGAGGAGCTAagggttttaaaaaaaaaagtaacataAAATAATTGTACTGTGGAGGGCGGATGAGAGAGTTCAATTTACATGAAGTCTTTGATAAATAAAGTAACACAATCAATATTGGGGGGATGAAGGCaccatataattttaattttctcccTCGCTCCCTATAAGTATGTTTGCTTTGCGCTCTTGAAGTTCCACACCCATATTTGCCATATTCCTCAGTACATGCATCCAAGCTCAGTCATCATGTCACCACTACCCATTCTTCTACTCCGTGCCATCCTGGCCATCATTTCCGTGCTCGCAACTTCTCATCCTCTCGTCAGGCATTCTTATGTCATTGCTAGCAGTAGTTTCATCGGAAATTATGATCGAACCGCTGCTAGAGGTGAGGTGGAGGcactcttgaaatggaaatccAGCCTCAAAGGCCAAGGCCGTCCTCTCTTGTCCTCGTGGAATGCTACTATCCCGTCGTGCAGCTGGGTGGGGATATCATGCGATAGTTCTCGGAGAATCGTAAGCCTGAACATCTCTAGCTATGACCTCTACGGTACGCTCAGAAACTTCGACTTCTCCTCCTTCCCCGACATGACCACTCTCGTGCTAGCCAATATTTCTCTGTCGGGAACCATCCCTCCGAGTATTGGTAACCTTTCCAAGCTCAATCACCTCGATTTGCCGCAAAATCACCTTTCAGGTAATATCCCACCTAACATAGCAAACATTGCGAACTTGTCTTATGTCAATTTTTTCGACAACAATCTCGAGGGAACATGAGCATCTTATTGGCGCTATGTTTGTTTCCCAATGAACTTGTAGGTTCGATTCCTGATTCACTCGGAAGGTTGGGCAATTTAACCAACTTATCTCTTAATGAGAACAATCTCTCTGGCCAAATTCCTTCTGCCATATGCAACTTGAGTAAGCTTAGTGTGCTATATTTGAACAAGAATCAGCTCACTGACTCACTTCCAAGAGAAATTGGGAAGCTGGAATCACTAACTGATTTAAGACTTATTGAAAACGAGCTCTCTGGCCATATTCCTTCCACCATTGGCGACTTGAGTAAGCTTAGTTTTCTATATTTGCACAAGAATCAACTCACTGGCTCAATTCCAAGTGAAATTGGGAAGCTGGAATCACTCAGTGAATTAGATCTTTCTGAGAACGAGCTCTCTGGCCATATTCCTTCTACCATTGGCAACTTGAGTAAGCTTAGTTTGCTATATTTGTACGCGAATCTGTTCAATGGCTCAGTTCCAAGAGAAATCGGGAGGCTGGAATCACTCACTTATTTAAGTCTTCATGATAATAAGCTCTCTGGCCATATTCCTTCTACCATTGGCAACTTGAGTAAGCTTAGTGTGCTAAATTTGTACAAGAATCAGCTCACTAGCTCAGTTCCAAGTGAAATCGGGAAGCTAGAATCACTCATTAAATTAGCTCTTTATGATAATAAGCTCACTGGCTCAATTCCAAGTGAAATTGGGAAGCTGGAATCACTCAGTGAATTAGATCTTTCTGAGAACAAGCTCTCTGGCCATATTCCTTCTACCATTGGCAACTTGAGTAAGCTTGAGGTGTTATCTATGTTCACGAATCTGTTCAGTGGCTCTCTTCCCGTAGAGATGAACAATCTCACGCAATTAACGAATCTGCATTTGGGTGATAATAATTTCACTGGCAACCTACCTCCCGATGTATGCCAGGGTCGTGTGCTTGTAAGATTTTCTGTGCATTCTAACTTCTTCACTGGGCCCATTCCACGAAGCCTGAAGAATTGCTCAACTCTATTTAGAGTCAGGCTTGAATACAACCAACTCACTGGAGACATATCAGATGCTCTCGGCATATACCCAAATCTAAATTATCTTGATTTGAGTAATAATGAGCTCCACGGAATGCTCCCTGCAAGAATTGGGCAATACAACAATTTGACCCTCTTGAGAATGTCCAACAACAAAATCTATGGGGCTTTACCTTCTGAGCTTGGAAACATGAAAAAGCTTACAATCCTCGACCTCTCGACAAATAATCTTTCTGGGGGAATCACAAAAGGCCTTGCAAAACTAAAGGAACTTATTAAACTTTTATTGGAGAATAACAAACTCACGGGGAGCATTCCTCCTGAGATTGGGATGATTTTGACTTTGCAAAATCTAAGCCTCTCTAAGAACAGACTAGTGGGCCCCATCCCTAAGCTACTCGGGAACTGCATCGACCTGTTGTCCTTGAACTTAAGTGGGAATGAATTGCATGACAGTATTCCCATCGAGATAGGTAGTCTACGATCTCTAGAAATCCTTGATCTTAGTGGAAACTCCTTGGTTGGAGAAATACCGGAGCAGCTTGGACGGTTGCAGAGTTTAGAGACCCTAAACCTCTCACACAACAATCTCTCTGGTGAGATTCCATCAACTTTCAATGATATGGCAGGTTTGAAAATAGTTGATGTCTCCTATAACCAGTTGGAGGGTCTGATACCCAATAGTACAGCATTCCATAATGCTTCAATCGATGTTGTGAGAGATAATAAAGGCTTATGCGGAGGAATTGTAGGTCTTAAGCCATGTCCTTTGGAGAAGGGAAACGGAAAGTTGTTGGTGATTTTGCTCCCTATAATTGCTATTCTACTTCTTTTTATGGTCACTTTTGGATTTTGGCACACTATGATTGGTCGGACCAAAAGAAATGTGGAGGACCAATTGGTCTCTACTAATGGGAATTTGTTTGCAATATGGAGCTACGACGGAGTAATAGTGTACGAGAACATCATCGAAGCCACCGAGGAATTCGACTCAAAGTACTGCATTGGGTCTGGAGCATACGGGAGTGTTTACAAGGCAAGGTTGTCGACCGATCAGATTGTTGCGGTGAAGAAATTCCATATTATGCCAAACGAAGACACAGTTGGCACTACTGGTGagttatcaaaataaaaattcttccAATCGTTCACAAATAGCTTAGGGTATGAATTATCAAAAATCGGTAAAACCTCTAAGTGCTCAGGGAAGAAAATCTATTTCTCTTTTGATGATGTTGTTTTTTCATGCCTCGTTGGGCACAGAGAGAGCATGGCAGAAGGCTTTCAAGAGCGAAATCCGAGCTTTGACAGAGATCCGACACCGTAACATTGTCAAACTATATGGCTTTTGCTCATCGCCGAGGTACTCTTTTCTTGTGTACGAGTACTTGGAAGGTGGGAGCCTAGAAAATCTTTTGAGCGACCATGAGACTGCAGCAAGATTTGGGTGGCTTGAGCGCATGAATGTGGCAAGAGGCGTGGCAGATGCACTGTGCTACATGCACCATGACTGTTCTCCAGCTTTAATTCACCGCGATATTTCTAGCAAAAATATTCTTCTCGATGTGGAGTATGAGGCCCATGTCTCGGACTTCGGGACAGCAAGATTTATGAAACCAGATTCATCAAAATGGACTTCATTTGCCGGCACATTTGGATATGCCGCTCCAGGTGAGGACTCTTTCCCGAATAATTGTGAGacaatctatatctatatatctatattaaaataaagtcCCCAGTTGAATTCTCACGTCGGCatatcatcaaaaatataaacGGAGCTCTCTCACGTTGTCACGTCATCACTtatggattaaaaaaaatttatattattttattgtcaattatgcagtagaatatatagattatatgcATATAGCCCAACACAATATATAATGAGAACAAAATATGTCGTAGactatatacatttatatacatTGCACTACATATAAATTATCTATACAACATATTACATTGTCACATCATCATATAATACTAAGGAAGTTTTTAGATATTTAACCTAAACATGTGAACCTTTTAATTAAGTAAGCTAGCTAACATtcgaaataatttaaataagtGATATGTATTCaagtaatattatattattccaATTAAAAGTTAGAAGGTATTCAACATAGTTCAAAAAGGCATGTCaatgtttaaaaaatttataagcaGTAATTACATTATATCAAGATATTTAAGATAATCTACATAATGTCACTATATATCTCTCAGTAATATACTATCTAATATATTCTCAACATAGTATCgtaatatatttctatataatatatatacatatatcttaGTGTCtctaaaatatattctttatttaaacatattacatgtatatattctcatttttgaattattaagTGGATATTCTTATAGTGTTTACAatattatgtttccttttattGTGCTTGGATTCTCCTGCTTTggttgtacatatatatatatatatgacctCCATTCTATCTTCATTTATTGAATATGAATAGGCGAATTTTGTCCGAGTGTTCTTATTATCCGGTAATGCATTTAATTTGTATCTATCGaagttttcttttccattgtgattctctttaatttttaaattttatttaaagattCATAATTGTGCAATACTTTTTCTTACTTATGTTTAACATTGATGATACTTGGCGAGTACTTTAGATCTTTTTCCATTCttttattcatcaaattttacaaatatgcaaaacaaaacatattTCATTATGGCCACACGACTCTTTATTATTCCACTTTTAATTTTCACTAAGAGATTTACTACATAGTTTGTAATTCttcaattttactttttaggataatactttttctttagacaagaaaatcttattttgaggatagattttttttggacaaattagatttttcttatatttatttttttacaataaCTTTTGCGTCAGTGTTCCATTAACATTTACTTTCATCTtgagaatttaaaaaatatttaattttattttagacTTTCTCCAAAAATTTCTTCCATATGCAAATGATAAAGTAgatatttgattttcttaataattcaTTATATAATTCTCTTCGATACATACAATGCATTATGTCGAATAAACATGTTAATAgatcaaattaattaacatTTTATGGTCTTACAGATTGTATTCTATTTATCCACCgaataatattgaaattaacAATTTTCACAATTGGATTTTATCACGGTGATTAAAGAATGAGTCAGTTGTTTCTTTAAGAGATGATTATACTGTATAATTGTTTTCTCTATTGTTTTTTGGTTTCCCAATACAGTTATCAACTGCTACTGtttaattgaattgaaatcATCAATTTCATGTCACGATATTTCCTTATAATCATGGaggaaataattttctttcctgGGATACATATAAGTATCTtgataattactttttcagttattttactttcttaaaataattatcttaGATTGTTTTTGTTTTCGGTGCTTGAAAAACAAACCactttctttctccttttcatctaattattttccaatttgaaatatatatatatatatatactttacaATTGCTTTACTTTCTTAAGATAGTTATCTAGATTGTGTAAAAATCTTATTTAGGAACAGTTCTTcggaataatttatttaaaaatattaaaattcacttgatattaaaaatattacaaatcTTTCCCGCTCAACCTGTAGGTTTTCACCTAGTTTCTATAACTTCAAATCAAATAGGTGGCCCTAGTTTTTCATAAGTCCATCTTTCTCTTTTGGTAGAGCTTGCATACACCATGGAGGTAAACGAGAAGTGCGATGTCTACAGTTTTGGAGTCTTAACCCTAGAGTTAATCATGGGAAGACATCCGGGAGATCTCATATCATCCTCTCTTAGTAGTGTTTATCATATGCAACTCAAGGAGATATTGGACCAGCGTATTCCATATCCCAAAGATGAAATTATGGCTGATTTGATTTCTATCCTAGATATAGCATTTTCGTGCTTAAGCTATAGATCAAAGTCCCGTCCCAGTATGAAGCAAGTTTCTCAAGGTTTATCCACTCGAAGATCCAACACGCCTGATTATTCTTGGGAGATCAAACTTGgagaattgttcaatttgagaGGCTTGATTTTGTGAAAGTTTCCTCGTTAACCCATTCAAAGgtattgatatatttattgtcttaGTACGTATAGTAACTGCACTTTCTTATTCGGAATAGCAAATCTTTGGACAAGTTGATCTTTACACTGAACATAGCAGTTTCATGTCTAAGCTGCAGCCAAAATTCACATCCAAGTTCGCAACAATTTTATCGATGTCTACATGCTCGAAGATCCACCATGGCTGACTGGTTCTTGGAGATCAATCTAGGAGAAGTATTAAGTTAATTTCAGGGACTCGAGTTCGCGAAACTTTGATCTTGTATGTAGTTTCTTTGCTACTTAATTAATGATGGAACCCATTCCGTGCAAGGATCTTGTAATTTTTCCATTTCCTCTGGTACTGTTTTCTCCAAGCTTCCTCTCAGTCGTATTGTCATGTTGGTGATTATAACGTATCGATAGGCATATACAATGTCGATATACATATCTTCTATTgcatttcatatatttcaataATAGTAGAGGTGTTGCCTGCAGCCCGATAATTTGAGAAGTAGAGTAGGTAAATCTGCTGCCTTCCGGAATTTCCATGCTTGAATGGTAACGAGTGCGATCTAATGGATCTCGTCTATGCATTCTCCCTACTGGATTTACTTCATGAGGGTTAAAAGAGGGTTTATTCATCAATTCTCCAATAGCTCGATAACAAGTTTACTCAATGCACAATAGGAAGAACCTTAATAGCTACCCTGCACTTCTTGGTCTCCGTCAGAACTTTacgccccgtttggattcagagtcatgcgattttaactttaactttaactttaactcaacacactacacaacaaaaatacacatttcccaattcaaaaattttaactttaactttaactcaatacactacacaacaaaaatacacgtttcccaagtcaaatttataatcacatttcatttgtctttttccacaatcaaaattaaaatcaaaatcaaagtaactttaactctgaattcaAACGGCCCTTAATAGCTTTCTTTAACTCCTCCAACGAGACCACAATCACATCCTGCTCACCTGCAACATCTCTCTTGTAATCCTTCTTCACCTCGACTCCAAGCCCAAGCTCTCTGAGCACATTTCGAACACATTGAGTTGCTGCTCTGAGTACATGGATTACACAGCAATTGGAACCCCGAACCACAGACTCTCCAGTATGGAGTTCCAGCCTTAGCGCGACACAAACCTCCGACTACTGGGTTCGCCAATGCTGCCACCTGTGGGCCCCCTATCACCTTCCTAATCGGAGCTGTCTGATCTAGGATCCTTATGGCAGGGCGTGCTCGAGGTTCGCATAGTCACTAGGGTACTCCATCTTTCCCTTGGATGGTGGCTGGCATAAGGACCACAGAAACCGGTGCTGGCCTTGCTCCAAAGCCCGGGCTATCTCTTTGGTCCTCCCCGAAGCTGCCCATGAGGGAACATTACTGATGACATGGGTTGGTCATTATCTCATTGTAACTTCCCTCATCAAAAGGGTCTGTCTTTTCCGTGGACTCCTCGTCTTCTTCTGGTGATTTTCCACCATTACCACCTGCCTTGACAAGTTGCTCCCGGAGCTCCCTTAGTTTCCCTTTCTTTGAATTTAAGACACTAAGGAACTACATCCAAGAACAAGCCCAAAGTCAATTTCGTGACTGAGATGTAATTCTAAAGGTTGCTCATTATATTCACGTGCAATTCATCAAGTGCTCCAATCATATGCCAGCAAAAAGTCAGACGGTCTTCGTCATGTACCATAAGTTCAGTTGTGGATTATCAGTGAATTATATAACATAACAAGAACCAGAGTGGACAAGAAAAACCCAACATTATCGATTTGATTCGGCTTGGTTAACCCAACAAACAGAATTTTCAAGCCCTTCCTGTCATcttagtttctttttctttcatccttttttcttttcttctcaaCACAGAGAAGATATAGTCAATCCATCATGTAGAAAACATGAGTTATAGCCATTAGCTAAATGTAATTCATTAGACATTTTCTCTTGATCAAGTTGCAGAATTATGGAAACTAATTGTCCTTTCACATTTAACTAACTTGCAGGCTGAATAATTACATAGTTATTAGAGTGAAAAACTGCAACAAGCACATAGTTTTAATAGTAAAAGATAAACATTACTCATGAGGCTCTAATTTATCTTTAAGAGAGCGTAATTATCAGAAGCTATATCCATCAGAAGAACAAAAACCACCTTTGCTTGGATATATTACTTATTCCCATGataaaagaggaaagaagaaaacacCTTTGCATAGACTGCAGACTCAAACTTTGTCTTCTCATTGCTAAAACTTTCACTCTGTGCCAGGCATTTCTCAGTTTCCACTTTTAATCTCTCAAATGATTTAGTTTTTCTTACAACTTCTTCTTGTTAATAGATAACAATCAAATAAGAACTCAAAAGTTTCATTGTAGTGTGAACCAGTTAAGGTAATCAAtagttttactttttagtCATTTTATCTTTGATCCTAGTGAATCAAATGATACTTCAAACCAGAGGAGATAGTTTAGGTGAAACTAACGACTTATTCCTTCCCCAAGCAGCCATATAAGAGATTATACTAATAATGTTTAACCAAATATAATCATAGGAGGCTTACACTGAGCCATATGTTTGCATCCATAGGAAAGTTCAAGATTCCTGAATTGGTCTGTTTAGGATTGGGTGAAGGTTGGCATTTCCATCGCCATTCCAGCTTTGTCCCTTCCTTCTCGAAGGTCCATGACAACTGCGAAACTCGATAGATCAGGCAGATAAAGGGCAAGGTCACCTAATAAAATAAGACCAAAGGTAAAACCTGAGTGCATCAAAATATCAATCTTAAAATACAGCATATTTCTTTCATCTAGTACAGATACAAAGATaggaaagaaaaagtattCCGACAAGTTCTACGATCACACCACAAACAAGGATAAAAATGAATTAGCAAACAAGAGTATAAGCTCAGCTCTATGATTTACATCTTCCTTTTGTGTGATTTCTccgtttctttctttctttttttcttttttatttctgttATGTTTTCAAGGATATCATCTGCAGGGAATGATCCTTATGAAGATAGTATCAATTTGGGTCATACACACAATTTCCTGCCCATCTTGactaaatcaattaaaacctGTAAAATATGCAACTTGAAGCTCGGCCCTATTTGCGCCCTTCAGCTCCCTCCATCCCCCTTCCTTCCCATTGCACGTTAATGTCCGAGAAAATTTACCCCAACTACGAAACGAGTTGAAGTCACTAGTGGATGCAATCAGCTAAGAAATTTCACGAACTCTGGGTATCTATCCCAAATTTATCCCAATTCTAGGTCAACTTTTCGACCCAAAATCATCTCACCAAAGGATCCATTCAGTCCAACATTTGATTAATCTCTGTAAGAAACATTCAACTATcctagaaaaattaaatagaatttTTTGGGGGGATGAAGCCAGAGGAAAGCACATACTCTTCTCTGCCCGTTTCCAGCGTCGGTGAACTTGTAAACAGAACCGGGCTGTTGAAACCCTAAGTACTACTCAGCCGATTCAAAGTAATCTGCCACTGGTTGGTCCCACTGAGTCGCTCGTTCCCTCACTTCTTCCTCCGATGCTGTAAAACCCAGAATgcgaaaccgcgaagggttgAAACTTGGAGATGAAAAATTTCAGGATTCATGAGGAGAGTCAATCGAACAGGCAAGTAGGATGAAATTTGACCTTTGCAGACCCAAGAGTCGAGGCCGTTCGTGATGGAGAGGTCGAAGTGGGTGTCGTACCTTGTGACCTTGATAAAAATCGGCTCGATCTCGTCGGGCTTAGTACGATTTGGGAGCCCGAGCTTCAAGCACGAATGCCTTGGCAACTCCATTACTTTATTACTGTTGGCTTACTTCAGTGAGAGTGTGCtctgaaagagagagagggattccttctttccttctcttcccGCCTCGCTTTTTGTTCGATTTCCATTTCAAAAGGTAATGATTGtttattgaattgagaaaaaaaaaatattaaaattgtaaAGAAAGTGTACAATAGTTGAGAcgatttagtattaaaaaattaattgtaatatagaataagaaaaaaatatgagaaaaaatttgaagaaaaaatagataaagtaatgattgtgttgttgaattaaaagaaaagtaaagtaaaattaagtaaagttaaatttgattttgtaaacATACATAGCAGTACTGTACACtaacattttttatctttttttttaacgaaACAACACGgctattataaattttactaGATTTCAAAAGAATATTCTCTTGCTTatgttttctttcaatttttcagtATTATCGAGTTGGTGACCTCGTCGGCTACTAGGAGTGTAAATGGTTCGGTCCGGATGAGTATTTCAAGTTTTTTTGAGTTCTGATGTTTCGAATCAAATATGTTAGGGGAAGAAACCCGCTCGATAACCAttgattatataattaaaccCCCTGCTATAGGGTTGATTTTTTCGATTTGCATTTTGGATAACTCAAATTTGctacctgaaaaaaaaaaaggtttgttTGTTATTCTAATTCCATTCCAAGCTATTGTTTACTACTCTACCATAATAaaaacacaataaaataaaatagacacAAAATACATCATATCTCCTCAAATGAAtagatgaaataaaataaataaatattgtcTAAAACAcctcagttttttttttatggctATATCCGGTCGGTAGGGGCCCATCGGATTGCATTTATAGAACCTGAAACTTGAAGTGGAACCTGAAATCAAAGGACATAACCACCCAAATTAGCAACCTAATTTTTAGGTGTCGTTTTTTTGAGTTTTGGATTTAT from Punica granatum isolate Tunisia-2019 chromosome 3, ASM765513v2, whole genome shotgun sequence includes:
- the LOC116199801 gene encoding probable leucine-rich repeat receptor-like protein kinase At1g35710, with translation MHPSSVIMSPLPILLLRAILAIISVLATSHPLVRHSYVIASSSFIGNYDRTAARGEVEALLKWKSSLKGQGRPLLSSWNATIPSCSWVGISCDSSRRIVSLNISSYDLYGTLRNFDFSSFPDMTTLVLANISLSGTIPPSIGNLSKLNHLDLPQNHLSGSIPDSLGRLGNLTNLSLNENNLSGQIPSAICNLSKLSVLYLNKNQLTDSLPREIGKLESLTDLRLIENELSGHIPSTIGDLSKLSFLYLHKNQLTGSIPSEIGKLESLSELDLSENELSGHIPSTIGNLSKLSLLYLYANLFNGSVPREIGRLESLTYLSLHDNKLSGHIPSTIGNLSKLSVLNLYKNQLTSSVPSEIGKLESLIKLALYDNKLTGSIPSEIGKLESLSELDLSENKLSGHIPSTIGNLSKLEVLSMFTNLFSGSLPVEMNNLTQLTNLHLGDNNFTGNLPPDVCQGRVLVRFSVHSNFFTGPIPRSLKNCSTLFRVRLEYNQLTGDISDALGIYPNLNYLDLSNNELHGMLPARIGQYNNLTLLRMSNNKIYGALPSELGNMKKLTILDLSTNNLSGGITKGLAKLKELIKLLLENNKLTGSIPPEIGMILTLQNLSLSKNRLVGPIPKLLGNCIDLLSLNLSGNELHDSIPIEIGSLRSLEILDLSGNSLVGEIPEQLGRLQSLETLNLSHNNLSGEIPSTFNDMAGLKIVDVSYNQLEGLIPNSTAFHNASIDVVRDNKGLCGGIVGLKPCPLEKGNGKLLVILLPIIAILLLFMVTFGFWHTMIGRTKRNVEDQLVSTNGNLFAIWSYDGVIVYENIIEATEEFDSKYCIGSGAYGSVYKARLSTDQIVAVKKFHIMPNEDTVGTTERAWQKAFKSEIRALTEIRHRNIVKLYGFCSSPRYSFLVYEYLEGGSLENLLSDHETAARFGWLERMNVARGVADALCYMHHDCSPALIHRDISSKNILLDVEYEAHVSDFGTARFMKPDSSKWTSFAGTFGYAAPELAYTMEVNEKCDVYSFGVLTLELIMGRHPGDLISSSLSSVYHMQLKEILDQRIPYPKDEIMADLISILDIAFSCLSYRSKSRPSMKQVSQGLSTRRSNTPDYSWEIKLGELFNLRGLIL